CCGACACGCTATTTCACTGTTCAACACTTACACTGTCGTACTgtgatcaggctaatctctcaagcgctcccttcaatccaagcttgtatttatttattaaacacgaactgagtatactcgatccctttttgcttaacgcacttttgggttttacatacgttacctatatcaaatcatattgacacacaacgcaaacactttttatacgctaaccgctctGCATGTTACACGTGTTATTTGATTAATgtttgtatgttatgtttacacagtgattgttgcctgacaccttagcaacgatagtactattgtctggactcagcacctgtcatggacaggggttgttaagggtatttcttcacgtgtcacagtggtgatatgtgttgcgcattctacaactcgcagtcatgtctgtgcatatttcattgtcgatagccTACTAGCTTCACATTTCTATGTGCTACATGTCGGTTATGCGTAAACCGCTTTCGCTATACTAtatgctattaaacttgtatgctcacctttacatatgtgtattgacctattttaacgtatgtgacggGTGCTTAAGATGCTAGGATTGCTGTGATGAATCAAGTTCAGGTGGTCTAGAAACCCATGAATaatttatgagttgtcggaacaatatttgtctttgagaacactATCTGTAATAACTATTTGTGCTTTATAagtttatggtatgggacatgaatgTTAATTATATTGTCCCTAatagtgttatggattctcttggacaatctgttttgctcagtgcctcaccccgatgtttccgccatcggttggggtgtgacaattctaGCTCGGTTGAGTCCTCTTGTTGTCGGTCCCCTTCTCCGTTCACCACACCTGAAGGTCGTCTTCTCTAGCTCCTGATCTTACCCATCTCCAACCACCGatcatcaacaacatcaacaCCGCTTACAGTTACAAATCGTCTTCTCCATTTCACTATTGAGACACCTCACCATCTAAGGCCACCAATTATCAACATCGGCCAGTCATGCCTTCAGTAGATGTCAATGCCACTGTTGATATGCAATGTGTCAGAGGTAAGTGTTCTATTTTGCCTATATCTTGCAATATGAAATTAACCATAATTTAATCGACACTTTGAACTTGAAGTTGAATTGTGTAGCTGGAATTAGGCTTAATGGTACTAACTTtaaacgttattttactaatttcgtgaaaataacgttaaaagtggcggatggttaatcatgcatcatgtggtgacgttgatagctgaaagacacggggtacatgcaccaatcagtcaatgtcccgattgtttgagtgttatgtgtcttaggttcaaggcttgatacaaaactacaatcgagccgggggtctcactggaagcagcctctctattcctacggggtagaggtaaggctgtctacaccTACCCTCCTcaaaccctaccttagctttgctattggtgggatttactgagtttgatgatgatgatgcatcaCTACGCCACCTCGTCATGCATTTGAGGGTTGTTCTAAGGTTTTGGAACACTGCGACCTTTGACATTATCTTTGAACGAGGTCGGGATGATAAAATCGAGTAGGGTACTTTGATGGTTAACTATATAGTATTTGATTAAGTAGTCCGGATTTTGTAATGATCCAATGTACCTAGATTTTTTTGTAATGATCTATTGTAgccgagtttttttttttttttttttttttgtaatgatGTATTGTACCTGGGTTATTTGTAATGAAATACATGGATGATGGTGTGTATGTTAGTTAATGGATGAtgaattttatatataagttaGTTAATGGATGATGAATTTTATGTATATATTAGTTGTTGAATTTTATGTACCTTAGTTAATGAACTGATTATATGTTAGATGATTGAATTTTACGTAACTTAGGTAGGTGTAGATTGAGATAATCGGATACATTTGGTTGCTGATTGATAAAATGCTTGGTAACGTGCATAATTGATTGAATACACTGCGATTGAATGCATTTGGGAAGTGCAGATCTGTTGAATGCAGATTTAGTCAAGGCACACATGATATGGAAGCTGCAAGCTGATTGCATGAATGTAAGGTTGCTGCAATCTAATTACAAAGCTGCAAGTTGTTGTAACCTGATTGCATAGTTGTTGCGACTTGATTGCAAGTTGCAGTATGTGGTAAGTGTAAAAATATTTGAAGTTTCAAGCTGATTTGCATGAATGTAAGTTGTTGCACGCTGATTGCAAGCTTGAGTGTGTTGGTTCATGCTGATCATGATCAATTCAGTGTGTTGGTTTACCGTGTTAGTTCATGCTAATCAATTTGTGTCATGTTCGAATTTGGATGGAAATACGAATTTGGTTGGAAGGTTTTCAATCTACAGGAACGCATGTTGTTATGGCATAAATAACATGGGCATTTTATTCTTTTCACAATATTTAAAAAGTATTTCCAAAAGATGCTAAATGAGAAGACTCGTAGTGCATGAAAGTATAAACCACAAGGACTTAAAGGAGTAAAAAACAAAAGTTAGAGGCTCAACGTGTAGGATAGTGTAAACCACATAGACACATATTTTAATTTAATCCATTTTTTTACGAGCTAAAAGAATTTAACtttgaaaatcaaaagtaaacaaaTAGAGGACTTATTTCCAAAACTAATACAAGAAAACGGTAGTAACACGTTCCATGTGATATAAAATATATGTTAGGTTTGGCACATGTCGTTGCCTATCTTGGAAGTATTGTATTGTTTTGAGCTGTTAACTGAGTTTGTTCTTAACTGGTGTAAATCTGTTAATACCCATATTGAACAAAATTATATTGTTACAACTACTTGTAAATCTAATGAGACCTTCTTAACATGAATAAATGGTCATCATAATTAATTCGAAAACTAATTTATCTGTCTCATAATAGACATGACATACTTTCTACTATTCAACGTATATAAGTAAGTTTATCCATAAACTTTCTCATTCTCACTTACATATTGCCTTGGAGTTACTAAGATATCTAAAAGAGGCTCTAGGTAAGGGCATCCTAATTAAGAAGTTTACGTCTCTTGAACTTTCAGCCTTTTCTACTTTAGACTTGGGCAAATGTTTAGGATCTAGAAAACTTGTTGCaagtttttgtgttttttgggTGCGTCCTTGATTTCTTGGAAAAACAAGGAACTGTTTCTCGTTCTACAACTGAATATAGAGCTAGTGCTCGAATACTTATGAACACGTGTGGTTACTAAATATCCTGAAGGAGCTAAAGATTTTGGAATACCATCAAAATTCTGAAAGTGATTCACACGATTCAAAAAACTATCTAGAGAAACTCCCAACAGTGACCAATCCGTTTTTGTGAATTCTCATTCAAGGAGTTAATTCCCTTCTTCAATTCTGGCTTCAATTTTAATAGCACATACTTCCTTCGATTTTTAAATTCACAGGAACGacttttctttttgtttatgCCTCTTCAATCGCTTCTCAATTCTTCTTTGAAATCAATATGTTCGGAATTGATTTTTGCTTCTTCTTCGCTGATTCTTGGCTTTGCGACACTCTAAAGTGAACCTTTGAATTATTTGTTCTTCTACTCTAAACTTCTGAATATGTTTATTGTTAGTGGCCTCAAGAAAGAATCAAATCTTGATTGAAGCTAGAATGAACAATGATCTCGCTCTTTAGAACCTTCGGGTCTAATACCACTATTCTACCTAGGGATCATTGAAGTCGATCatacaatcaataacacaaaagaAATTGAGTAGAAAAGAGAACTTTTATTAGGGGTTTTAACCCTTCTATTTACATCCTGGTCGCCAATATGGCGACATGCCCTAATCGATGTGTCGTTTGGTAAAGGAGACATGCTTACGGTTCTCTATTTACAATCCTTACTTACACCATAACCTCTTAACCTAATACAAATTACATAATGATCATTAAAACTTAACTTATACAGACCTGACCCATAAGGTTCATCCAAACTAGTATCAAACAACTAATTCCAACAAACAAGGATTGTTGATCAAAAGTTAGATAGCATTAAGAAACGAAAAATAAGATGGATCGAGTTTGGCAATCACATGAGATTTTGAGTTGAACGTGAAGACACactagtagtagtagtagtagtagtttGCACACATATCTTGCATATAAGTGCAGACAAACAGCAAGCCCGTCCACATGCTCACCACTTTGCCGTTACATCCTTAATTAGCTCCTCCTATATATCTAATTAGTATCctagctagctagctagctaCTTCAATTCAAACCCCATAAGATATACATATATAATTCTCTACGCTATATATGTATAATATCGATCATGAGTTTGATGACCAAATGTCCCACCAGTTTGAACATGACTGATCAAAAAGACTAGCCATGTCAAGGTTTTCAtgcctttcttcttcttcttcttcttcttctgagaCTAATTTATCACCCTGCATGTATTCTAATGGTCCGCTGCTTGAGTTACCATTCTTCAACTCTCCTCCGTTTTCAGACCCACTGTCCAGTTCTTTTAGCTGACTTACCTGTTTGATCAATCACCATCAGTTGGTTAAGGAAGTTACTACTTGGTTGAATATACATAGATAGATAGATACCTGGTGGAGCAAGGCATGTTTCTCCTTCTTTAAGGACTCGAAGCGGTGAGCTAAGGTGTCGTAATCGGCCTTGAGATTGTAGTAGTCTTGCTCCACCTGTTTGGACTTCCAGCGAGCCCTTCTGTTTTGAAACCATATAGCCACCTGGCGCGGGTGCAGTCCCAGCTCTCTAGCCATCTCCACCTTCTTCCTTGGTTCCAGCTTGTTCTCCCTCTTGAACACCGACTCTAGTGATTTTATTTGTTCATCGCTGAACCTCCTACTGCTGCTATTGTTATGCTTCTTGCTCTTCTTTCTCTCTATACTACTACTACTGTTTTCTGCCATTTTCTCAACTACCAATTGGGAGTTGATCgagatatataaataaataaataattctAAGAGCCAATGGCCTCTAGTGGCGTGTGCTATTATTCAACCTCCCTAGCTACTAGATATTATCATTAATCATATTTCCTTTTTCTTATTTCCACAACTAATTTTATTCATATCACTTGGAAGACAATATGCCTAACcgattattattaattattaaatataCATGAGCAGACTAATAATTAATAATACAAAAATCTGGTACGACATAACATGTGTTGATGCTTACAATTAGTTACAAGTTATTAATTAATAACCTTAAAACGTGCACCGAcgataaaaatgatttttttttttttttgcaacggCGAATGTTACATTAATCCTACCCATAGTTATACCATATTCATGCTAATCTACCCCATGCTAGGATTTGAATCCTAATCGATCTTCTCCTTCAAAGACAACAATCTCTACCGCCTAGGCATACTTGGAATGGCGTATAAAATGAATTAACAACGGTGTTGAAGGTTAGTTTTCATTATGTATACTCATATATAGTAAAAGCTAGAGAAGGTAATATATATATGTGAGATGATCATGTTCATTTGTAGTTAATCCAGGTATATGTTTTTGTCAAAGTATGCTATGATAAGTACAAATTCAATTAGGACAAAAATGAAGGATGTACGTATTGAAGTCTATGGGGTTCCACTCTAAAACCAATTGGTGATAGAGGGAGTAACCCAAGATCTTATTAATACAACCGGAAGGTCTTATTCGTTCGATGTGGGATAGGGCTCCTCCAATAGTACGCTTTCACACATGCATTACATTTGCTTCACATAATAAATAAATTTCAATAATCTCAATCGTAAGGAGGAAGACACTGAATttagctagctagctagctttcCTGCCACCTGTAAAGATATCATGATAATCAAGATTCATTTCCCCGAATCGATCATCTTATACACCGGCTTTAAGATATATGGTTTAGATTAACAAAGACAAGTGTTTTGATAATTGATGAACAAGCTAGCTAGCAGCTTATTTACAATTGTCAACATAAGTTGATGGTTGTGGGCAATGTTATGCGTTTGGTTTTGGACACCTAGCTAGCTAGGCCAAATTTGTCAAACAAAATTGACATGatgaataaaaataaatataaataatgaaaaagaaaaagaaaggtgATGAATGAAATTTAGACACCCCAACTCTTTTACGAAAACGACTGGAGGGTTTGTCTTACACGGCCATTATTACATTTCTTTATCCTTGTTTGTGGGTATCCCGATAAAAGAAAACGAAAATATTCCTGACAAAATTATTACTCGTTTTCAACTAAACAGAGAAAGAAAAGAAGCAAAAAAAACAGATCATATTCATATCGACGGGTTGTGAACGCACATATATATcatttggtttttttttatttattacaaTACTGGAAGATGATGGATCTATTGGGCATATGGTGATGGCCCATGATGTTGACTATGTGACACTTGTAGGGCATCGTTAGTGTGGTGGTGGGGTGACCTAGGGGACACAATAAGTTTTGTACAAATTAAAGCATGTGTGAATGATGATGACAAACATGAAGATTATGAGGTTAAATTTTCATTGTTTCCATCTTGATACATGTAGAAAAGATTGGTTCAATGTCACGTTCATATTACCTGCTGGCTACCACATATCCGTTTGGCGAACGCAACATTTTTTCTGACTGAGGTCCACTATTTTCGGTGTTTAGATATTTTACAACTAAATATTAGATTTCGTCAGGGGCGGTTCTTAATATAGTTGTGGCAGGGCCACGGCCCGGGCATTTTCGGCCATAGTGCTAATTTTCCACATTTCGAtcgaatttttttatatatactatgtttggcccgggcttgCCCGGGTTTTTTTTAGTATCCGTGTCTTTCAGCCCTGGCACATttaacgggcaagatccgccactggatTTCGTGTCGGCCGTTGTTCGGGTCAGGTCATGCCAACGGACATAATAAAATAAAGTATtataacaaaaaatatataattattacaCATTAGAAAACACATCATAAAAATACAATGTTGTTCGAATTAAAAATAACAATACAAAGTcacaaattctaaaaaaaaatcaGTGATCGTTTTATAATGAGCCTAAAATTCATGCTTTAAGAAACTATAATCACAATTCACAACTTCTAAGCACACAAAGATTTACATGTTATTCTTATTTAATATACATAGTCATAAATCCTTAAACAACTAAACAGAAGCAAAATTAAAGTTACAAGactaaaaaaaattgtgtttacCTGTTGAAGGGGAGGATTACCCTAGTTTTCATTTGGATTAAAAAGAAAAGATCAAAATCAGGTTCCATGAGGGTAGAACTTGTGACCACTTGTTAATAATCAGGGGGTTTGCCACTTCATTAGCTTCACTTTTAGCACTATGGGGTACAATTAATTATTCTTACGAGGTCCTTGAAATATTTAATATATTGGATctattaattttataaaaatgattGGGGTCTGGGAAACCCGACCCACTCTTTGTGGGTCCGCACTTGCATTTGGCTGCCTTGGAATTTCATAGAGTCTTATATTTTAgttattgtgtttcatacttgggatttgtataaatatgtgagCAGAATTTTGGAGGACCAAACAACCGTCCAACAAGCCTGGACAAACTTCAGGCGATCTTTCAGAATAACAAAAACTCTCATGATTCTCTGTTAAAAGCCTTCACTAGTAACACGTTATCTTCTTGTTCATCTTTAAATGATTATTTTCAGAAATTGAAAGACATATCAGAACAACTCAAAGACGTAGATCAACCGGTCACGGAATAGCGGTTAGTCTTGCAGATGGTTCAGTGCTTTCAACCGGAATACAACACCACCACATCTTTCATTAATCAATCTAACACCTCTTCGGATGATGCATGTTTTATGATTGAAAGAAAGCAATGCCAACAAATAGACGTCAACAACTTTTAGCTCTTACCGCCCCTTGCAACATGGCTCCAACTTCGACTCCCACTGCTAGTGTTCCACAGCCACCCCCTTCGGAGCACCCAGGTCAACCGTTTGACTCATTTCAATCTCGGAAAAATTATAGAGGTCAGGGACGTGGCCGGAACTAGCGTGGCAGCCGTGGACATGGCCGGAATAATCAAGGTTACTACCAACAACAGGCGTGGGCGAATTCTGGAAGTTATCCTCAACCTGCTGCTGCAAATCAAAGCTCACAAAATCAAAGGTATAGCTCGTGGCCCACGTCACCTCCTTGCCCTCATCCAACCCAGTCACCGTGGACTGCTAATTGGACCAGGCTCAATACACCTTCACTACAGCAGCAACCACCCCAGTCATATTACATCAACTTCGGCCCAACACCACCTCCCGGTTTTGGCTTCTAGGCCCAGCAGCAACCACCACCGAACTACCTAGCACAGCGTGGCCAGTCTAACATCAACCATCTGAACCCGACAGAACTTGGTGCCACCCTCAACACACTCTCCTTCAACCAACAGGATCCGCAATGGTACATGGATTTAGATGCGTCGTCTCAGTTAGGATAACACTACTACTCCTTTACCAACAACTCTTAATACTAACACATTTGTGGGTAATGCTCAACCTTTGCCAATCACGGGTACCAGTAACAGTTTTTGCATTGTAGCTAATAACACCTTTAAACTCAACAACATACTTTATGCACCCAATGTTGTTAAAAACCTCCTTTCTGTTAGA
Above is a window of Helianthus annuus cultivar XRQ/B chromosome 14, HanXRQr2.0-SUNRISE, whole genome shotgun sequence DNA encoding:
- the LOC110935899 gene encoding homeobox-leucine zipper protein ATHB-12, whose amino-acid sequence is MAENSSSSIERKKSKKHNNSSSRRFSDEQIKSLESVFKRENKLEPRKKVEMARELGLHPRQVAIWFQNRRARWKSKQVEQDYYNLKADYDTLAHRFESLKKEKHALLHQVSQLKELDSGSENGGELKNGNSSSGPLEYMQGDKLVSEEEEEEEERHENLDMASLFDQSCSNWWDIWSSNS